A portion of the Oncorhynchus gorbuscha isolate QuinsamMale2020 ecotype Even-year linkage group LG19, OgorEven_v1.0, whole genome shotgun sequence genome contains these proteins:
- the LOC124004737 gene encoding trichohyalin-like isoform X2, translated as MGTKRPSLTPFDTSDPSNQSASYQNPQPISQICRETSPRPGTVARTDRERERIREEEWRREREMERLKDKTRNRRKEMESGPRERNREKDCSPISRGREEEREWRERERGGAGERRANGRPTSNLEIRNHRDREKERRKGDTFPRMVKHSEERDRRMSAFVEEDVGKEGMRQLERPKGTEMDDWERERETAAKIQRYRDAERDFQSHREREREKERIRAQEDREKNGGKPMEDKTVRRRERAREAEPDFRERRRERDSKGDDLWSKRERYMDGERERSKLRQGEREDGRREGDSQNYSDREGRGGRKEGNTEGQRDTRSEGDSDGEKRNERVRDDNRRELKHLHSKSEGDTEGNAAWDRVREKEKERQKWRGGEIYRERDGRRDAYRQRVREGDRDGRRDAYRQRVREGDRDGRRDAYRQRVRERDRDGKSDMERYRERDRRKVREVERERDEVREGGRREDRPRERRDLEKVRVGTQPNVTGERGKRMDGERFRERERYSKGEDEERRCREKRDRETDPKREGGADGASRSLSETDPKREGEADGASRSLSETAPRVPPRVQSSGEWSSDIERERQWRRGRESHEEKESEGDVDRGQRECSERERPDRVRGREEGKEETIPKRPEQRKMWLLPQKVRYNKDSSLEDDVIERERDRHTNRWRERSEEEDRSVEQRTVRDKERKTEGEGQEDRSVEQRKSIGEEREAEREGGRERYLERGLNVDEDDETEDWRSYSRGEEHQTYSDGEREERWQRDRETERENVTDKTEGDREEEGGSDRYTLFESDGGSDREWEGGRDRIPSSEDGFITVSSGGEEEFEDCKEFLEVGVAIHVTRQPVSFQGSEGETKRGGGRRHERERERAEERTEQKDDALEGEVNDGKGKKQPTYVFCVIGQTLPRSKPNQTAVLGDMESERTNQNPGYGHRDSDDITHLLHENPSRDGDQGAEDERKIVRDEIHVPKEERTDTEESSIVDVSHTTLERESGERLKVMEENPYAEIERRRNSETEKLLKEWRERHEEYTETRERDPTDRRRTEPEIGPSSHPSGEYHHHGIPVVDQATSDQNNPVVMSPEEAVDIQICIRGAWSTEEEAKRHSQASHMKWAKNVLSEILGSSEEPALGNPQPESQGGQVVSQTTRGTERVEEELEEEKDETLEGGGASPVYATVQKRKKRGRKSVEERLAELEAEPGKLEDERDEEEEEVSFNWGDMDLRNVTDTIRMARRNSKFYNSQLYQQYSETAQNREILSQSCSDALSIYEELPVPLSPVPSSLAPSLPPARRPLPCLPPVIHPHSLSHSGSTSSGTSAKFLSVPQPPQPPPARPSSPRLSISLTQSPSLWQEIPEVRNSAAFGELTNDQRRLQEVQFEVVTSEASYCRSLDIVVDHFVKSKQLGELLTTQDRSWLFSRLADVRAISHSFLSKLEERVESDMMHFTVCDIIARHCQRFKKVYVPYLTNQSYQDATYQRLMDENQGFRRVVEKLERSPVCQRLPLRSFLILPFQRITRIKLLVQNIVKRTAQGTEEEVQAIKAMKLLERLIQESNDSITQMKSIESLVSLSARVDFECRTLPLVSQSRRLVREGPVTEMMDFSLKETERSVYLHLFNDYLLLSLNKEGGRFTVIDHAPVSELRAENCRVKLHSLEKNLFRLHLNKKALLLSTDTQGDKLRWISAVSRPHPVIDYSAEQDFTQMQCVRAFVAHQPDELSLEKAEVIFVHQQSSDGWVEGTRLSDRHRGWTPESHLETIASLRVRQRNLQDALKITTATAAV; from the exons ATGGGGACCAAACGTCCCAGTCTGACTCCCTTTGACACATCTGATCCATCCAATCAAAGCGCTTCCTACCAGAACCCTCAGCCAATCAGCCAGATCTGCCGCGAAACAAGTCCCAGACCTGGAACTGTGGCCCggaccgacagagagagggagaggatccgagaggaggaatggaggagagaaagagaaatggagagactGAAGGACAAAACAAGAAATAGAAGAAAAGAGATGGAATCCGGAccaagagagaggaacagagagaaggactGTTCCCCCAtatccagagggagggaggaggaaagggaatggagagagagagaaagggggggagcgggagagagacgtGCCAATGGAAGACCTACTTCAAATCTAGAGATCAGgaaccacagagacagagaaaaggagagaaggaaaggagacacGTTTCCTAGAATGGTAAAACATagcgaagagagagacagaagaatgaGTGCATTTGTGGAGGAAGATGTGGGGAAAGAAGGAATGAGACAATtggagagaccgaagggaacagAGATGGACGActgggagagagaacgagagacagcaGCAAAGATACAGCGGTATCGAGATGCAGAGAGGGACTTCCAaagccacagagagagggagagggagaaggagagaatcagggcacaggaggacagagagaagaatgGAGGAAAGCCCATGGAGGATAAGACcgtgagacggagggagagagcgagggaagcgGAGCCAGAtttcagagagaggagaagagagagggattcaAAGGGTGATGACCTATGGAGCAAAAGAGAGAGGtatatggatggagagagagagaggtcaaaactccggcagggagaaagagaggatggaagaagagagggagattcACAGAACTATTCGGATAGAGAGGGCAGgggtggaaggaaggaaggaaataccgagggacagagggacactaGGAGTGAGGGagacagtgatggagagaagaggaacgagagagtgagagatgacaACAGAAGAGAACTGAAACATCTGCATAGTAAAAGTGAGGGGGACACTGAGGGGAACGCAGCAtgggatagagtgagggagaaagagaaggagagacagaaatggagagggggggagatatacagagagagggatggaaggagagatgcttatagacagagagttagagaaggggacagggatggaaggagagatgcttatagacagagagttagggaaggggacagggatggaaggagagatgctTATAGACAGAGAGTTAGGGAAAGGGACAGGGATGGAAAGAGtgacatggagagatacagagagagagacaggagaaaagtgagggaagtggagagagagagggatgaggtgagAGAAGGGGGCAGGCGAGAGGACAGACCAAGGGAAAGGAGGGACCTAGAGAAAGTGAGGGTGGGAACACAGCCCAAtgtaacaggagagagagggaagcggatggatggagagagattcagagagagggagagatattccaagggggaggatgaagagaggaggtgcagggagaagagggacagagagacagatcccaaaagggagggaggagcagaCGGAGCTAGTCGTTCGCTGAGCGAAACAGATCCCAAAagggagggagaagcagatgGAGCTAGTCGTTCGCTGAGCGAGACAGCCCCAAGGGTGCCACCACGAGTCCAGAGCAGCGGAGAATGGAGCAGTGAcatagagagggaaagacaatggagaagaggaagagaaagtcatgaagagaaggagtcagagggagatgtggacagggggcagagagagtgtagtgaaagagagagaccagatagagtgagggggagagaagaaggaaaggaagagacgATACCAAAGCGCCCTGAGCAGAGGAAGATGTGGTTATTACCACAGAAGGTCAGATATAACAAAGACTCCTCTTTAGAGGATGATGTTATAGAGCGAGAAAGAGATAGGCacactaacagatggagagagagaagtgaagaaGAGGACAGATCCGTGGAACAAAGGACAgtcagagataaagagaggaagacagagggagaaggacaagAGGATAGGTCAGTGGAACAAAGAAAGTCCATAGGcgaagagagagaagctgagagggagggagggagggagaggtatttGGAGAGAGGGTTAAATGTAGATGAAGACGATGAGACAGAAGACTGGAGGAGttatagcagaggagaggaacaccAGACTTacagcgatggagagagagaggaacgctggcagagggacagggagacggagagagagaatgtgacagATAAGACAGAAGGtgacagagaggaagaaggaggaagtGATAGATATACACTCTTCGAGAGCGATGGAGGAAGTGatagagagtgggaaggagggagggatagaatcCCTTCCTCTGAGGacggctttatcactgtgtccaGTGGTGGAGAAGAGGAGTTTGAGGACTGCAAGGAATTCTTGGAAGTTGGGGTTGCTATTCATGTTACCAGGCAACCTGTTAGCTTTcaggggagcgagggagagacgaagagaggtggagggagaagacatgaaagagagagagaaagagcagaagaGCGGACAGAGCAAAAAGATGATGCATTGGAGGGAGAGGTGAATGATGGAAAGGGGAAGAAGCAACCCACCTATGTATTCTGTGTGATTGGACAAACACTGCCCAGGTCAAAACCCAATCAGACAGCAGTCTTGGGTGACATGGAATCAGAGCGGACCAATCAAAATCCTGGATATGGTCATAGggacagtgatgacatcacacacCTCCTTCATGAGAACCCTTCCAGAGATggagaccaaggggcagaggatgAGAGAAAAATAGTGAGGGATGAGATCCATGTGCcaaaggaggagagaacagacacagaAGAGAGCTCCATTGTGGATGTCAGTCACACCACCCTAGAACGAGAGAGCGGAGAACGACTGAAGGTCATGGAGGAGAACCCATACGCTGAGATAGAGCGAAGAAGGAACTCTGAGACTGAAAAACTCCTCAAAGAGTGGAGAGAAAGACATGAAGAGTACAcagaaacaagagagagggacccaacagacaggaggaggacagaaccaGAGATCGGTCCATCTTCACATCCCAGTGGAGAGTACCACCACCATGGGATCCCTGTAGTTGACCAAGCCACCTCTGACCAGAATAACCCTGTAGTGATGAGCCCAGAGGAAGCTGTGGACATCCAAATCTGTATAAGGGGAGCCTGGAGCACAGAAGAGGAGGCCAAGCGCCACTCCCAGGCCTCACACATGAAGTGGGCCAAGAACGTATTGAGCGAGATCCTTGGCAGCTCGGAGGAACCAGCCCTCGGCAACCCCCAGCCAGAGTCACAGGGAGGTCAAGTGGTCAGCCAGACTACGAGAGGGACCGAGAGGGTAGAAGAGGAGCTAGAGGAAGAAAAGGATGAGACGCTAGAGGGGGGAGGAGCCTCACCCGTCTACGCCACGGTTCAGAAGAGGAAGAAGCGTGGGAGGAAGTCGGTGGAGGAGAGGTTGGCTGAACTGGAGGCAGAGCCAGGGAAGCTGGaggatgagagag atgaggaggaggaggaggtgagctTCAACTGGGGAGACATGGACCTGAG gaATGTCACGGATACCATCAGAATGGCTAGGAGGAACTCCAAATTTTACA ATTCCCAGCTCTACCAGCAGTACAGTGAGACGGCTCAGAACAGGGAGATCCTCAGTCAGTCTTGCTCTGACGCCCTCTCCATCTACGAGGAgctccctgtccccctgtcccccgtACCCTCCTCTCTGGCCCCCTCGCTCCCTCCGGCTCGCAGGCCCTTACCCTGTCTCCCCCCAGTCATCcacccccactctctgtcccactctgGCTCTACCTCCAGTGGCACCAGTGCCAAGTTCCTTTCCGTACCACAGCCGCCCCAGCCCCCCCCGGCCAGGCCTTCCTCTCCCcgcctctccatctccctcacccaGTCCCCCAGCCTGTGGCAGGAGATCCCTGAGGTCAGGAACAGTGCTGCGTTTGGGGAGCTGACTAACGACCAGAGACGCCTGCAggag GTGCAGTTTGAGGTTGTAACTTCAGAAGCGTCGTACTGTCGTAGTCTGGATATTGTGGTGGATCACTTTGTCAAGTCTAAGCAGCTTGGGGAGCTGTTGACTACTCAGGACAGGAGCTGGCTGTTCTCCAGGCTGGCTGATGTCCGAGCCATCAGCCACAG TTTTCTGTCGAAGCTGGAAGAGAGGGTAGAATCTGATATGATGCACTTCACCGTGTGTGACATCATCGCTCGCCACTGTCAACGCTTCAAGAAGGTCTACGTGCCCTACCTCACCAACCAATCATATCAGGATGCCACTTACCAGAGACTCAT GGATGAGAACCAAGGGTTCAGGCGGGTAGTGGAGAAGTTGGAACGCAGTCCAGTGTGTCAGCGCCTTCCTCTTCGCTccttcctcatcctccccttcCAGAGGATCACACGAATCAAACTCCTTGtgcag AACATTGTGAAGAGAACAGCCCAAGGAACAGAAGAGGAGGTCCAGGCCATCAAAGCTATGAAGCTACTGGAGAGG TTGATCCAGGAGAGCAATGACAGTATTACTCAGATGAAGAGCATTGAGTCGCTTGTCTCTCTCAGTGCCAGAGTGGACTTTGAATGCAGG actctCCCCCTGGTCAGTCAGTCTCGTAGACTGGTGAGAGAGGGACCGGTGACTGAGATGATGGATTTCTCtctgaaggagacagagaggagtgtctACCTTCACCTCTTCAATGACTACCTGCTGCTGTCGCTGAACAAAGA AGGGGGCAGGTTCACGGTGATAGACCATGCTCCGGTGTCAGAACTGCGAGCTGAGAACTGTCGGGTCAAACTGCACTCTCTAGAGAAGAACCTTTTCCGCCTCCACCTTAACAAGAAAGCCCTGCTACTTAGCACCGACACACA AGGTGATAAACTGCGTTGGATCTCAGCTGTCTCCAGGCCCCATCCTGTTATTGACTACTCTGCAGAACAAG ACTTCACACAGATGCAGTGCGTCCGAGCCTTCGTTGCCCACCAACCAGATGAGCTGTCCCTGGAGAAGGCTGAGGTCATTTTCGTCCACCAGCAGAGCAGCGACG GTTGGGTGGAGGGGACCAGGctgtcagacagacacagaggatgGACTCCTGAGTCCCATTTGGAAACCATAGCCAGCCTCAGGGTCCGACAGCGCAACCTGCAGGATGCTCTAAAGATTACCACAGCCACGGCTGCAGTATGA